A portion of the Sphingobacterium spiritivorum genome contains these proteins:
- a CDS encoding metallophosphoesterase → MNTRRYFLKSMGVASATFALSAHQQAFAHTIQQQDFDFRVRPYLQDLQGDQVTVMTHINRKGFTWLEVRAQGEQQFRKIVQSEDGLINANTLSTVLTITGLQPGKTYEYRVYAKEILTFEAYKVVYGKEISSSLYVFKTPDANSQTTSCVIYNDVHGRAHSYGQLLDIAGKPEFDFAILNGDMFDYVTNEEDLYDKLLTPLGERFASEKPFFMLRGNHETRGAYSRDFKTFFRYEDNTYYGTFRRGPVSWLMLDTGEDKPDTAEVYAGVVDFDQYRIDQAKWAEKVMASDAFRKSDFRVVVMHIPPFYSGEWHGPMEVQRLFAPLFDKYKVDVVISGHTHTYGFHEATAKHSYPIFIGGGPKEGNRTLIHVKADNRKLEVNMILDNGSKVGTYSKTR, encoded by the coding sequence ATGAATACAAGAAGATATTTTCTAAAATCAATGGGCGTTGCTTCGGCAACATTTGCGTTATCTGCTCATCAGCAAGCATTCGCACACACTATACAACAACAGGATTTTGATTTTCGCGTCAGACCTTATCTGCAGGATCTGCAGGGAGATCAGGTGACTGTCATGACCCATATTAATCGTAAAGGTTTTACCTGGCTGGAAGTCAGAGCACAGGGGGAGCAACAATTTCGGAAAATCGTTCAGTCTGAAGACGGACTTATTAATGCCAATACCCTCAGTACAGTACTGACAATAACGGGTCTGCAACCGGGTAAGACATATGAGTACCGGGTATATGCAAAGGAAATCCTCACGTTTGAAGCTTACAAAGTCGTTTATGGCAAAGAGATAAGCAGTTCCTTATATGTATTTAAAACTCCGGATGCAAATAGTCAAACTACATCCTGTGTTATCTATAATGACGTACATGGAAGAGCACATTCCTACGGACAGTTGCTGGATATTGCAGGTAAACCGGAATTCGATTTTGCGATTCTGAATGGCGATATGTTTGATTACGTTACTAATGAAGAAGACCTTTATGATAAACTGCTTACTCCACTGGGAGAGCGGTTTGCCAGCGAAAAACCATTTTTTATGCTGAGAGGCAATCATGAGACAAGAGGTGCTTATTCTAGAGATTTTAAAACCTTTTTCAGATATGAGGACAATACGTATTACGGAACATTTCGCAGAGGGCCTGTCTCCTGGCTGATGCTGGATACCGGAGAGGATAAACCGGATACAGCAGAAGTATATGCCGGCGTAGTGGACTTTGATCAGTATCGTATCGATCAGGCAAAATGGGCTGAAAAAGTAATGGCTTCAGATGCATTCAGAAAGAGCGATTTCCGGGTGGTTGTTATGCATATTCCGCCATTTTATTCCGGAGAATGGCATGGACCAATGGAAGTACAACGCTTATTTGCACCCTTATTTGATAAATATAAAGTGGATGTCGTGATCAGCGGACATACGCACACTTACGGGTTTCATGAAGCTACCGCAAAACATTCTTATCCAATTTTTATTGGTGGCGGACCTAAAGAGGGAAACCGGACACTTATTCACGTAAAAGCGGATAACAGGAAACTAGAAGTAAATATGATTCTGGATAATGGATCTAAAGTCGGCACATACAGCAAAACACGTTGA
- a CDS encoding MAC/perforin domain-containing protein — protein MAVLSGCRKDLVVSNNNTTSRSAGDNDLDLLGFGYNAEDRFADERSAKAKVIDVEKIRAFPDNTNRIEIGNIGGQNTIVVSGEDAKSYAKNVTKKVNVSAGMLLFKGELKSTFVDEDFNSSKYSYATLEKLIYRKKLSIYMSVNDVKNKYLTSNFIADCETMSPAELVSTYGTHVLTDITLGGRLKLTYRSQINSTNKTRKVEAGVNLGGIKIFGLGISADGNINYSQNEITNNTNQSLMYQAIGGDPSVNITGNVNLSNPNVPTVDINQWQSTVSTQNSRLIGIGENGLIPLYELVPGHKGEEVRKYLLGNKFDLKRGFEYFLNGDVILHQRWKISNGKVNFLLMKFPDKFRIIGFEPANVNVSNLSHFSKALIFNSQKNKEIFVIDDLPLMWNVDQNILSGTPDFYWEVYQKFQNFWLNNTERYEIANFDNDRIYYPNKSYGVDMVRVSGTNNYYVRLKTRTTINANNDYQDEVILYPIKLADIPKYKFTTEFLVSIPNTDGAQIGPAF, from the coding sequence TTGGCAGTACTATCTGGCTGCCGAAAAGATCTCGTTGTTTCCAACAATAATACTACATCCAGATCCGCTGGCGATAATGACCTCGATCTGTTAGGATTTGGTTACAATGCAGAAGATAGATTTGCGGATGAACGTTCCGCTAAGGCCAAAGTTATTGATGTAGAAAAAATACGAGCATTTCCCGATAATACGAATAGGATAGAGATCGGAAATATAGGTGGTCAGAATACGATTGTGGTCTCAGGAGAAGATGCAAAAAGCTACGCAAAGAATGTGACAAAGAAAGTGAATGTGAGTGCAGGCATGCTTTTATTTAAGGGAGAGCTGAAGTCTACTTTTGTGGATGAAGACTTCAATTCATCTAAATATTCTTATGCAACTCTTGAAAAACTCATATATAGAAAAAAATTAAGTATCTATATGTCTGTTAACGATGTTAAGAATAAATATCTGACTTCCAATTTTATTGCAGATTGTGAAACGATGTCTCCTGCAGAATTAGTATCTACCTATGGTACACATGTACTAACAGATATAACATTGGGAGGAAGATTAAAATTAACCTATCGTTCTCAAATAAACAGTACGAATAAAACAAGGAAAGTTGAGGCAGGTGTAAATCTGGGTGGAATTAAGATTTTCGGACTTGGCATATCTGCTGACGGAAATATTAATTATAGTCAGAACGAAATAACAAATAATACCAACCAGTCATTGATGTATCAGGCGATAGGTGGTGATCCTTCTGTTAATATTACCGGAAATGTCAATCTGAGTAACCCGAATGTGCCAACAGTAGATATAAATCAATGGCAAAGTACAGTTTCTACCCAAAATTCAAGACTGATAGGAATTGGTGAAAATGGATTAATTCCATTGTATGAACTGGTTCCGGGTCATAAGGGAGAGGAGGTTAGGAAATATCTTTTGGGGAACAAATTTGACTTAAAACGAGGGTTCGAATATTTTTTAAATGGAGATGTTATTCTTCATCAAAGATGGAAAATCTCTAATGGAAAAGTGAATTTTCTATTAATGAAATTTCCGGATAAATTCCGGATAATCGGATTTGAGCCGGCGAATGTGAATGTTAGTAATCTTAGCCATTTTTCAAAAGCATTAATTTTTAATTCTCAAAAAAATAAAGAGATTTTTGTAATTGATGATTTACCATTAATGTGGAATGTAGATCAAAATATATTATCCGGAACGCCAGATTTTTACTGGGAAGTTTATCAAAAGTTTCAAAATTTCTGGTTGAATAATACGGAAAGATATGAAATTGCAAACTTTGATAATGATAGAATTTATTACCCGAATAAGTCCTATGGTGTAGATATGGTAAGGGTATCGGGCACGAATAATTACTATGTGCGATTAAAGACGAGGACAACAATTAATGCAAATAATGATTATCAGGATGAGGTTATATTATATCCTATCAAATTAGCTGATATTCCAAAATACAAATTTACAACAGAGTTTCTGGTCAGTATACCGAATACAGACGGCGCACAGATTGGCCCTGCATTCTAA
- a CDS encoding biliverdin-producing heme oxygenase, with product MLNEQIKEATKQGHQELEKTVVYKLKAIENNADYADLLKHFYVFFSGIEQQIDNLMPESLKPYYAVRRNASHIAQDIEALGGSLAELPSVVLPPLHNATQAIGALYVLEGSIMGGPYIVKMLQQRGIETGFNFFNGYGEQSHQNWAKFTGIINAEVTEEAAIEEAITAAQQTFSSFGQTFNANILS from the coding sequence ATGTTAAACGAGCAAATCAAAGAAGCGACAAAGCAAGGACACCAGGAATTAGAAAAAACGGTTGTATATAAGCTAAAGGCGATTGAAAACAATGCAGATTATGCTGATCTGCTAAAACATTTCTATGTATTCTTTTCAGGGATAGAGCAGCAAATAGACAATTTAATGCCGGAAAGCCTGAAACCTTATTATGCTGTGAGAAGAAATGCATCCCATATTGCACAGGATATTGAAGCCCTGGGCGGATCTCTGGCAGAACTTCCTTCAGTAGTTCTTCCTCCACTTCACAATGCTACACAAGCTATAGGCGCACTATACGTGCTGGAAGGCTCTATTATGGGTGGACCCTATATTGTCAAAATGCTGCAACAAAGAGGCATTGAAACAGGTTTTAATTTCTTCAATGGCTATGGGGAACAATCGCACCAAAACTGGGCTAAGTTTACCGGAATTATCAATGCTGAAGTAACAGAAGAGGCAGCTATAGAAGAAGCTATTACTGCAGCTCAACAAACTTTTTCTTCTTTTGGACAAACTTTTAATGCAAATATCTTATCCTAA
- a CDS encoding HmuY family protein, whose protein sequence is MNKFRYAIICLTAMILWTGCSKSNDGPNVELSDGTSTVITDLAGDVDASVGNSAPGKEKRDFHTFLFRFSDQKQTWLKTAADSAKYIKGTDWDIAFSGFYNSTLYLNNGQLTGNPAFGNTSRHKVILMKESYDKVSTAPSDADFDKSQLNDFGMIGNEDSQGWYNYNLTNHLVAVVPNRTYVIRLTNGKYAKLQIVNIYKGNPPAVTDLNWPAPYFTFKYFVQEDGSKNLKTK, encoded by the coding sequence ATGAACAAATTCAGATACGCTATTATTTGCCTTACAGCAATGATTTTATGGACAGGCTGTTCCAAATCCAATGACGGTCCCAATGTCGAACTGAGTGATGGTACCAGTACGGTGATTACTGACCTGGCAGGAGATGTAGACGCTTCTGTAGGTAACAGTGCTCCCGGAAAAGAAAAACGCGATTTCCATACTTTTCTCTTCCGGTTTTCGGACCAGAAACAAACCTGGTTAAAGACAGCAGCCGATTCGGCTAAATATATTAAAGGAACAGACTGGGATATTGCATTCTCGGGTTTTTATAATAGTACACTATATCTGAACAATGGTCAATTAACAGGCAATCCTGCATTTGGCAATACATCCCGACATAAGGTAATACTGATGAAAGAGTCTTATGACAAAGTCAGCACAGCGCCAAGTGATGCAGATTTTGATAAGAGCCAACTCAATGATTTTGGGATGATAGGAAATGAAGATTCTCAGGGCTGGTACAATTATAATCTGACAAATCATTTGGTAGCTGTAGTACCAAACAGAACTTATGTGATCAGATTAACGAACGGAAAATATGCCAAACTACAAATTGTAAATATCTATAAAGGCAATCCGCCGGCTGTCACTGATCTTAACTGGCCGGCGCCGTACTTTACATTCAAATATTTCGTCCAGGAAGACGGATCTAAAAATTTAAAAACCAAGTAA
- a CDS encoding TonB-dependent receptor yields the protein MKYFISLILIMMSVAGNIQLAQAQKKNVFTGIVLDESGHPVPRASVILEPDHIVGSADEKGVFRFNKLFQGTYQYSISAIGFVTDTGSVYIAGTDSGQREFVLRKSNKVLDEVAITQTNKARPTLIDPANAAMPVTVIDRKTIELMGSRRLDEILKEQTGIAIVNNTSGGARSVGVQMQGFSSQYIMILIDGQPMLGRNSGNFDLSRISVANIERIEIIKGASSCLYGSDALGGAINIITRLGAITPQLHASLNYGSFQILDATLEGETSFNNGKGSALVSANYYHTNGFNNNKQYMEGGTSVPPYTNMAIQGKVRHQIGSDQQHIGWNARLNTRSSDMTRVYSENYATEDRQREHDFNTSVYFDKRFNEQWKSLSTYYFSYYKSDINVRTQQQQATLTNDKFSQYIHRLEQQVAYNSETFNATFGAGFNQEHMEAVNNFAARSQNSYFAYSQGNKELLEQLKLTAGLRYDYTEGFGGKLSPSLGLQYTVVPQLILKTGIGSGFKAPDFKSRYQVFYNPAANYYVIGNEVLRETLTKMEEAGEISEIRKYVVNQLDRNLQAEKNTSFNAGFTWQISKQYTVEGSYFHHKLKNQINSIQVATGTRNMAVYSYQNLPESVNKGFDVTVTAQPAEHLTLNAGYQYLIAKDLSVEDSIRAGNWPYNQNIHDPATGNSYPPTAKDYWGLENRSRHQFNVGLMYTFKPWNMTLNLRANFRGRYPFGDANGNQFIDRYDVFVNDHILYNATIEKKFDKLPLTIRLNGENLSNYINYLIPGQVGRTLIAGISYRLIKH from the coding sequence TTGAAGTATTTTATTTCTCTTATTCTTATCATGATGTCTGTTGCAGGAAACATACAGCTTGCACAAGCCCAGAAAAAAAACGTATTCACGGGGATCGTCCTCGATGAGTCAGGTCATCCTGTACCTCGTGCATCTGTTATTCTGGAGCCGGATCATATTGTTGGTTCAGCAGATGAAAAAGGAGTATTTCGGTTTAACAAGCTTTTTCAGGGCACCTATCAGTACAGTATATCAGCCATTGGTTTCGTCACCGATACCGGGTCGGTATACATAGCGGGTACAGACAGTGGCCAGCGCGAATTTGTACTTAGAAAATCAAACAAAGTATTGGATGAGGTCGCCATCACACAAACTAACAAAGCCAGACCTACGCTTATAGATCCGGCCAATGCAGCTATGCCGGTAACTGTAATAGATCGAAAAACAATCGAACTGATGGGTAGCAGAAGACTGGATGAGATACTGAAAGAACAAACGGGTATTGCTATTGTAAATAATACTTCCGGTGGTGCGCGGTCTGTAGGTGTGCAGATGCAGGGATTCTCAAGTCAGTATATTATGATTCTGATCGATGGACAGCCTATGCTGGGACGCAACTCCGGAAACTTTGATCTGTCCCGCATATCGGTGGCAAATATAGAACGCATAGAAATTATAAAAGGAGCATCTTCCTGTCTCTATGGAAGCGATGCTTTAGGCGGAGCAATCAATATCATTACCCGTCTGGGAGCGATTACCCCTCAATTGCATGCCAGTCTCAACTATGGAAGTTTCCAGATTCTGGATGCCACACTAGAAGGAGAAACATCATTTAATAACGGTAAGGGCTCTGCTCTTGTATCTGCTAATTATTATCATACCAATGGATTTAATAACAATAAACAATATATGGAAGGGGGAACTAGCGTTCCTCCGTATACTAACATGGCTATCCAGGGAAAAGTGCGCCATCAGATCGGAAGTGATCAGCAGCACATCGGATGGAACGCCAGACTGAACACCCGATCTTCGGATATGACGCGAGTCTACAGTGAGAATTACGCTACAGAAGACAGACAACGCGAACATGATTTTAACACTTCTGTCTATTTTGACAAAAGATTTAATGAACAGTGGAAATCATTATCAACTTATTATTTCTCTTACTACAAGTCTGATATCAATGTCAGGACGCAGCAACAGCAGGCAACACTGACAAATGATAAATTTAGCCAGTACATCCACCGCCTGGAACAGCAGGTAGCATATAACAGTGAAACTTTTAATGCAACTTTCGGAGCCGGATTTAATCAGGAACATATGGAAGCTGTCAATAACTTTGCAGCACGTAGCCAGAACTCTTACTTTGCTTATTCTCAAGGCAACAAAGAACTTCTGGAACAGCTCAAGCTGACAGCAGGACTGCGCTATGATTATACGGAAGGATTTGGCGGAAAACTAAGTCCAAGCCTGGGACTTCAGTATACCGTAGTTCCTCAGCTAATTCTGAAGACTGGCATCGGAAGCGGCTTTAAAGCTCCTGATTTTAAATCCAGATATCAGGTATTCTATAACCCGGCGGCCAACTATTATGTCATAGGTAATGAAGTATTACGGGAAACATTGACAAAAATGGAAGAAGCAGGTGAGATCTCAGAGATCAGAAAATATGTTGTCAATCAATTAGACCGTAATCTTCAGGCGGAAAAGAATACATCATTCAATGCCGGATTTACCTGGCAGATCAGTAAACAATATACTGTAGAAGGCAGCTATTTTCACCATAAACTCAAAAACCAGATCAACAGCATACAGGTCGCTACCGGAACACGGAATATGGCCGTTTATTCGTACCAGAATCTACCTGAATCGGTCAATAAGGGGTTTGATGTAACAGTCACAGCTCAGCCTGCAGAGCATCTGACACTCAATGCCGGCTATCAATACCTTATCGCTAAAGATCTCAGTGTAGAAGACAGTATACGCGCAGGGAACTGGCCATATAATCAGAATATACACGACCCGGCTACAGGCAACTCCTACCCTCCTACAGCAAAAGATTACTGGGGACTCGAAAACCGCTCGAGACATCAATTCAATGTAGGCCTTATGTATACCTTCAAACCCTGGAATATGACACTCAATCTCAGAGCCAATTTCAGAGGGCGTTATCCTTTCGGAGATGCAAACGGCAACCAGTTTATAGATAGATATGATGTATTTGTCAATGATCATATCCTCTATAATGCAACTATAGAAAAGAAATTTGATAAGCTCCCGTTAACAATCCGGCTTAACGGAGAAAACTTATCCAACTATATAAATTATCTCATACCTGGTCAGGTCGGAAGGACACTGATAGCAGGCATATCTTACAGATTAATAAAACACTAA
- a CDS encoding hemin ABC transporter substrate-binding protein: MQRLNIFFIALILVLSGEVSLAQQSVPKRIVSLNGTLTEVVDALGLSKSIVATDVTSDYPAYVKSLPKVSKNRSVSAEGVSAFRPDLVLAIEGELNPDVQSQLKALKIRVALIKQEFTVNGVVQLVKSVGSAVNMSTQANTLATQLQKDINQAVAASKSKKAVKTMFVYARGAGAMSVAGDNTAVDAVIKLAGGQNALKGFTGFKTYNTEALVAANPDAILLFDFGLSSLGGKEGVLKMPGVNLTTAGKNKRIVTMDATLLNNFSIRLPLAIRTLHDKISAN, translated from the coding sequence ATGCAGAGGTTAAACATTTTTTTTATTGCACTTATACTGGTGTTGTCCGGGGAGGTAAGTCTTGCTCAGCAATCTGTACCCAAACGTATTGTCAGTCTGAATGGTACACTTACAGAGGTCGTGGATGCTTTGGGATTAAGTAAATCTATTGTTGCTACAGATGTAACAAGTGATTATCCTGCCTATGTAAAGTCTCTCCCAAAAGTGAGTAAGAACAGATCTGTATCTGCGGAGGGAGTATCTGCATTTCGTCCGGACCTGGTATTGGCTATAGAAGGTGAACTTAATCCCGATGTTCAGAGCCAGTTAAAAGCACTGAAAATACGGGTAGCATTAATAAAGCAGGAATTTACGGTTAATGGCGTAGTGCAGTTAGTGAAATCAGTAGGCAGTGCTGTGAATATGAGTACGCAAGCCAATACTTTGGCGACACAATTACAAAAGGATATCAATCAGGCCGTTGCGGCCTCGAAATCCAAAAAAGCAGTAAAGACAATGTTTGTCTATGCACGAGGTGCCGGTGCGATGAGTGTAGCCGGAGATAACACAGCGGTTGATGCTGTTATTAAACTGGCCGGAGGTCAGAATGCACTGAAAGGATTCACCGGATTCAAAACATATAACACGGAAGCATTAGTCGCTGCCAATCCGGACGCTATATTATTATTTGACTTTGGTCTTTCCAGTCTTGGCGGAAAAGAAGGTGTTCTCAAAATGCCGGGAGTCAATCTGACTACAGCCGGTAAAAACAAACGAATTGTGACGATGGATGCTACATTGCTCAATAATTTCAGCATTCGTCTGCCACTTGCTATCCGTACATTGCACGATAAAATATCGGCTAATTAG
- a CDS encoding FecCD family ABC transporter permease, giving the protein MKYILIYSLLSILLVLVMIFSLGMGSIRIPSQDVVVILLQKLHMFSDITMDELNANVIYQIRLPRILLGVLVGAALGVSGAAIQGVFRNPLAEPGLMGISTGASLFAAIVISFEAALAAAVSAAFNSYMLAFAAFVGASLAVFFVYRISITDGKPHIATMLLAGIAINAFAGALTGLLSYLATEQQLRSITFWSLGSLAGANWDTIKVLFPCVLIPIMALPFFGKKLNVFALGESQAEMMGVNTGKLKILVITFSTLAVGAAVAFSGVISFVGLLVPHAIRLVGGVDNRYVLVASALAGALVLTLSDLVSRTVIQPLELPIGVITALLGTPVFLYILIRDKSKM; this is encoded by the coding sequence ATGAAATATATCTTGATTTACAGTTTGCTGAGTATATTGCTCGTTCTGGTAATGATCTTTTCTCTGGGTATGGGCTCTATACGTATTCCAAGTCAGGATGTAGTGGTGATTCTGTTACAGAAACTGCATATGTTTTCCGACATAACGATGGATGAACTGAATGCTAATGTTATTTATCAGATTCGTCTGCCGAGGATTTTGCTTGGCGTACTGGTAGGAGCGGCATTAGGTGTCAGCGGAGCTGCTATACAGGGTGTATTCCGGAATCCGCTTGCCGAACCGGGTCTTATGGGAATTTCTACAGGAGCTTCATTATTTGCAGCCATTGTCATTTCTTTTGAGGCAGCGCTTGCAGCAGCTGTATCTGCAGCATTCAATTCTTACATGCTGGCCTTTGCGGCTTTTGTGGGAGCTTCACTGGCGGTATTCTTTGTGTACCGTATTTCTATAACGGATGGCAAACCTCATATTGCAACGATGTTGTTAGCCGGTATTGCTATTAATGCATTTGCAGGAGCTCTTACCGGATTGCTGAGTTATCTGGCTACGGAACAACAACTTCGTTCCATTACCTTTTGGTCACTGGGAAGTCTGGCCGGGGCCAACTGGGATACTATAAAAGTTTTATTTCCATGTGTGCTGATTCCTATAATGGCGTTACCCTTCTTCGGGAAGAAGTTGAATGTATTTGCCTTGGGAGAGTCACAGGCAGAGATGATGGGTGTCAATACCGGAAAGCTAAAGATACTGGTGATTACGTTCTCTACATTGGCTGTAGGAGCTGCGGTTGCTTTTTCGGGAGTTATCAGTTTTGTAGGGCTGCTGGTGCCGCATGCCATACGTCTGGTAGGAGGAGTGGACAATCGGTATGTGCTGGTCGCTTCGGCACTGGCCGGAGCACTCGTTCTTACCTTGTCAGATCTGGTATCACGTACCGTTATTCAGCCGCTAGAACTTCCTATCGGGGTAATTACGGCACTGCTGGGTACACCTGTGTTTTTATATATATTGATTAGGGATAAAAGTAAAATGTAA
- a CDS encoding heme ABC transporter ATP-binding protein, whose amino-acid sequence MMMLQAHSLSYQVKGRTIVRDVDFSVSEGEFLAIIGSNGAGKTSLLRLIAGDLKPSDGELLFKGKPVKNYKLKELALHRALLHQSNAMSMPFTVEEIVRMGRYHLSTSVEQHEIAVAETMKICAVDHLSDRKIQQLSGGEQQRVHLARVLAQVWDQKNVLLLLDEPISSMDMQFQHKTLAIAKALTKVGFTVVAILHELNLVAQYADRVLMMKSGRKWWDGAPMEVLTPQNIFTIFGVHSQVSIIPETLTPRIDPMTVEFTATTFNSNYKHYQHMELKLKYEAYKKENPKARIYDCAKALQVSEMQLLLTQLSDDVVLLQPEMISILQEINQLGYVMALTRNESCVHERKGVYPVPTVTDHVLLFNDEDIDLRIFLSQWHYAFAVRMGPLYGLQFFDQNGTAVHKIYLTEESDHKAYHRLVGRFKAADQNYFTLESEKEYVDVHIPDSEVDVTGFQKDWLAMKDSHEFFGILRKYNLKRTQALRLAPEGRTKQIEVESLTERIESASSLQVPLMIFVANKGCIQIHTGQVDKVAKMANWFNVLDPKFNLHLNMDQIKEVWIVSKPSTDGDVHALEAYDSHGELIVQIFGKRKPGVEELQSWRDLVAVREGSAY is encoded by the coding sequence ATGATGATGTTGCAGGCACATTCTTTATCTTATCAGGTCAAAGGAAGAACCATTGTCAGAGATGTTGATTTCTCGGTTTCTGAAGGCGAGTTCTTAGCGATTATCGGATCAAATGGAGCAGGGAAGACATCTTTGCTTCGTCTCATTGCCGGTGATCTGAAACCTTCGGATGGCGAACTGTTATTCAAAGGCAAGCCGGTAAAGAATTATAAACTAAAGGAGCTGGCATTACACCGGGCATTGCTTCACCAATCGAATGCAATGAGTATGCCCTTTACTGTTGAAGAGATTGTAAGAATGGGGCGTTATCACCTTTCAACGTCAGTGGAACAACACGAAATAGCGGTGGCGGAGACCATGAAAATATGTGCTGTAGATCATCTTTCCGATCGTAAGATCCAACAATTATCCGGAGGGGAGCAGCAACGTGTACATCTGGCGCGTGTATTAGCGCAGGTATGGGATCAAAAGAATGTATTGTTGTTATTGGATGAACCCATCAGCAGTATGGATATGCAGTTCCAGCATAAAACACTGGCCATTGCAAAGGCTCTGACGAAAGTGGGTTTTACGGTTGTAGCTATTCTGCATGAACTTAATCTGGTCGCGCAATATGCAGACCGGGTACTGATGATGAAATCCGGCCGCAAATGGTGGGACGGGGCGCCAATGGAAGTCCTTACTCCGCAAAATATATTTACCATATTTGGGGTACATTCTCAGGTTTCTATTATTCCTGAAACACTGACACCACGTATAGATCCGATGACAGTTGAATTTACAGCGACAACATTCAATTCAAATTATAAACACTATCAACATATGGAACTTAAATTAAAATACGAAGCATATAAAAAAGAAAATCCTAAGGCACGGATTTACGATTGTGCCAAAGCTTTGCAGGTTAGTGAAATGCAATTACTGCTGACTCAGCTTTCTGACGATGTTGTTTTGCTACAGCCCGAAATGATTTCCATTCTGCAGGAAATAAATCAGCTCGGCTATGTAATGGCCTTGACCCGTAATGAAAGCTGTGTGCACGAACGCAAAGGTGTATATCCCGTGCCTACAGTTACTGATCATGTGTTGCTGTTCAATGATGAAGATATAGATCTGCGTATCTTTCTGAGCCAATGGCACTATGCATTTGCGGTTCGGATGGGTCCGCTTTACGGTTTACAGTTTTTTGATCAGAACGGAACTGCTGTACACAAAATTTATCTGACGGAGGAGAGCGACCATAAAGCCTATCACCGTCTTGTCGGCAGATTTAAAGCTGCAGATCAAAACTATTTTACATTGGAATCAGAAAAAGAATATGTAGATGTTCATATTCCGGATAGCGAAGTGGATGTGACAGGTTTTCAAAAAGACTGGTTAGCGATGAAAGACAGTCATGAATTTTTTGGAATATTAAGAAAATACAATCTCAAACGTACGCAGGCGTTGCGACTGGCTCCGGAAGGAAGAACTAAGCAAATAGAAGTGGAATCTTTGACTGAACGTATAGAATCTGCCAGTTCCTTACAGGTGCCATTAATGATTTTTGTTGCCAATAAAGGTTGTATTCAGATCCATACAGGACAGGTAGACAAGGTAGCAAAGATGGCAAACTGGTTTAATGTGCTCGATCCCAAGTTTAATCTTCATCTGAATATGGATCAGATCAAAGAGGTCTGGATCGTAAGCAAACCTTCCACAGACGGAGATGTACATGCGCTCGAGGCCTATGACAGTCACGGAGAACTGATTGTTCAGATTTTCGGAAAACGTAAGCCTGGTGTAGAAGAATTGCAGTCCTGGCGGGATCTGGTAGCTGTCAGAGAGGGAAGTGCGTATTAG